Within the Deltaproteobacteria bacterium genome, the region CGATTGCCTCGGCTTCATGAACCAGACCTCTGAGATCGTCTGCGTGCCTGCTTTCCGGTTTGACGCGAACCTTTCTCATGAGCAAATCTGTCTTGACCTCAAAAGACAGGCTGTCCAGTATGATTGGCTCCATGATTTCTTTCTCTCGATTATAAATTTTGATTCTGATAAGCCGGCGTTTCTCGAAAAAATTAAGGCTTTGGGTAATCAAGGCTTTTTACAAATTTCTCCTGAAAGGCAGGGTCTGCGGCCAGATCCTTCACCTGCGTGTCCTGGACCACCTCCTTGGCTTTCTTTAGAAAACCCGGATCAAAAAGCGTCAGGACCGCTCCTTCCCCGGCCGCGTTTCCCACCGCCTGAAGATCGTCGTCAGCCAGCCGGGGGAACATGCCGATGGTCATGGCGTCCTCTTTGTTCAAAAAGTTTCCAAACCCTCCCGCCACCAGGAGCTGTTTCGGACGATCCAGCCGCATTTCGCGGCAGAGCAGCTCAATGCCCGTAATCAGCGCGCCTTTGGCTAACTGGACGGCGCGCACGTCTTTTTGCGTCAGCGTAATCGGGCGCTTCATTTCTGATTCTTCACCTTTAACCAGGATAAACTCCTGGACACCGTCTTCTCCTCTGCAGAGATTGGGAAGCTCAATTTCGGGGTTGAAGCGCCCGCTTTGCACGAGGATTCCAGCGCGCAGGAGTTCAGCCACCGCGCTCACCACGCCCGAGCCGCAGATTCCAGCGGCCTTTTTCAATGCGGCTGGATTATTTTGAATGAGATGGCAGGTGACGCCGCCGCTGCCCGGATCAATCCTGACCGCGTCAATGGCCCCTGAAACGGCGGGCATGCCGTGACGTATGGTTGCGCCTTCAAAGGCCGGTCCGGTGGCGCAGGACGTCCCGAGCAGCCCTTGTGCTGCGCGCAGCATCACTTCGCCGTTTGTCCCTACGTCAATAAGCATGGCGCCTGGTTCAGCCTGCCTGATATCGGTGGCCAGGGCCGCGCCCAGGATGTCAGCGCCCAGAAAACCTGAAATGAGCGGCAGGGTCAAGACGCTTATGGAGTCATGAAAACGAAAATTTACAGCATCAGCCTTTAAGGTCCTTTCTTGGACGAACCTGGGCCGATATGGAAAAACTCCCAGCGATGTCGGATCTTCAGCCAGGAAAAGATGGATCATGGTCGAATTCCCCACCACGACCATTTTTTTAATATACTCCTCAGGAATACGGCGCGATTTCAAAAGAGAAGCCGCGCCCCACTCGATGGCCCTGACCGCCATTCTCTGAAGCCGGTGCAAAAGAGCGCCGTCCTGAACCACGGCGTTGATGCGGCTGATAACGTCTTCCCCAAAAAAACTCTGAGGGTTTTTGACTGAGACCGTGGCCGTGACGCTGTTGGCGGCCAGATCACAGAGATATATGGCAATGGTCGTGGTTCCAAGGTCCACGGCCAGGCCGTACTCCCCGGACCGGCCTGGAGTCCGCCTCGACGCAGAATAATCAGGCTGAAGCATCTTCGATAACGGCGGCTTTTGAACCACCTCGGGGCTCAAGAGGGCCTGTTTTGGAATCTCAATCGAAAGATCGCCGCAAACTTCCACCCGGCAGGCCAGACGATGGCCGGCCTTAAGAGAGGATACTCCGACAAGCTTTTGTTCAGCCGTGGAGGGCGGCTGGGCTTCAAGGAAGTCTGAATCAAGGATTTTGACAACGCACTTGCCACAGGCGCCCTTACCGCCGCAGTCAGAACGAAGGAAAATTCCATTCTCCGCCAGGGCTTCCAAGAGACTTTGGCCTGCCGCGGCCTCGAGGCTCTCGCCTTGAGGCGTTATATGGATCGTATATCTTTGCACATTCATGCTTGTATTTATTTTCTTCTTTCCAGATTAATCTTCAAAAAAACTCCTAGGATTTCAGGTTTGAAACAAAACGATTTCAGGCCTGAAGCTCACCGGCGCGAAAGGCCTTGAGGTATCTGCGGCAGTAGTCATCCTGCCCCAGGAGCACTTCCGTTGATCTGAGAACCGTCATGAGCCTCTGATCCAGGGGGTCCACAATGGCTGAGTCCAGTCCGGCCGCCATCATCAGGCTCAGGAAAGTCCGGTTGAGCGCTTTCCTTTGAGGCATGCCAAAGGATACATTCGAAAGCCCGCAGATGGTGTGCACTCCGGGCAGGTCGGTCATGATTTTCCTGACCGCCTCTGTGACCATCATCGCGTTTGAGGTATCCGTACTCACCGGCTGAACCAGGGGGTCCACATAGATAAATTCGCGCATGATACCCGCGCCTTCAAGTCCTTGCACCAGCTTTTTGGCCCTCTCCACAACCTTTGGCGCAGTTTTGGGCATGCCGGTATCTTCCATGCACAGGGCCAGGACGCTGCACTCTTTACCTTTGAGAAAAGGAAGCATGGTGTCGTACCGGTTCTTTTCCAGACTGATGGAGTTGATCATGGGGGGCTTTTCCACCAGGCCATAGGCCATTTCCAGGACCTTGGGGTCCGGGCTGTCGAGGCAGAGCGGAATGGCGACCGCCTCCTGAATGACCTGGACAAGCCATTCTATGTCCTCCATCTCATGGCCGAGCCGGGCCCCGGCGTTCACGTCAATGTAATGGGCGCCGGCGGCCTGCTGTTTTTTCACGTCCTCCTGAATATAGGCCGTATCCCTGGCGGCGACCGCTTCCTCTACCTTGTGCCGCGACGTATTAATCCGTTCACCTACGACTGTAAACATATTTGTGTACTTTTCTTCCTTTCCTTAAGGAGATGGATTAATTTCTCAGCGCTTGTTCAAATTCGGTTATCATCTCACCTTCCTGATAAAATTTGTGCCTGGCCTGGCCTGTGCCTCAATTCAGCACCATAAGCCCTGTCAATAGTTTCAGTCAAGGATTATCAAGTAATATCTGGTAAAGAGAACTTGAAGTATATGCCTGATCGTATGAGCAGGAAGACAAAATGTAGCGACTGTTTTGAAGATCAAGATAAATTAGGCTCCCACATTTGATTTTTTTTCATGATGGTGTTAAGGATCACAATTAATTTACGCATG harbors:
- a CDS encoding DUF4445 domain-containing protein, coding for MNVQRYTIHITPQGESLEAAAGQSLLEALAENGIFLRSDCGGKGACGKCVVKILDSDFLEAQPPSTAEQKLVGVSSLKAGHRLACRVEVCGDLSIEIPKQALLSPEVVQKPPLSKMLQPDYSASRRTPGRSGEYGLAVDLGTTTIAIYLCDLAANSVTATVSVKNPQSFFGEDVISRINAVVQDGALLHRLQRMAVRAIEWGAASLLKSRRIPEEYIKKMVVVGNSTMIHLFLAEDPTSLGVFPYRPRFVQERTLKADAVNFRFHDSISVLTLPLISGFLGADILGAALATDIRQAEPGAMLIDVGTNGEVMLRAAQGLLGTSCATGPAFEGATIRHGMPAVSGAIDAVRIDPGSGGVTCHLIQNNPAALKKAAGICGSGVVSAVAELLRAGILVQSGRFNPEIELPNLCRGEDGVQEFILVKGEESEMKRPITLTQKDVRAVQLAKGALITGIELLCREMRLDRPKQLLVAGGFGNFLNKEDAMTIGMFPRLADDDLQAVGNAAGEGAVLTLFDPGFLKKAKEVVQDTQVKDLAADPAFQEKFVKSLDYPKP
- a CDS encoding methyltetrahydrofolate cobalamin methyltransferase → MFTVVGERINTSRHKVEEAVAARDTAYIQEDVKKQQAAGAHYIDVNAGARLGHEMEDIEWLVQVIQEAVAIPLCLDSPDPKVLEMAYGLVEKPPMINSISLEKNRYDTMLPFLKGKECSVLALCMEDTGMPKTAPKVVERAKKLVQGLEGAGIMREFIYVDPLVQPVSTDTSNAMMVTEAVRKIMTDLPGVHTICGLSNVSFGMPQRKALNRTFLSLMMAAGLDSAIVDPLDQRLMTVLRSTEVLLGQDDYCRRYLKAFRAGELQA